The genomic region ACCCAGGATCTCGGCGCCCTGCTCGTCGTCCACTCCGGCACCCCGGAACGCTGCCACTGCCGCCTGCGATTCCCAGCGCTCGAAGATGTTGATCCGGCGCGGATCCACGATGTCCGGCGACAGCGCGAAGTCGAGGTTGCCCGCAGCAGCGCGGCCCTGCTCGACCGCGGAGACGCAACCGGCTAGGTAGGTCTCCCGCTGTGCAGCGTCAACGATCAGATGTCCAG from Nakamurella sp. A5-74 harbors:
- a CDS encoding antibiotic biosynthesis monooxygenase, producing the protein MVIVAGHLIVDAAQRETYLAGCVSAVEQGRAAAGNLDFALSPDIVDPRRINIFERWESQAAVAAFRGAGVDDEQGAEILGASVSEFDTDTERALS